Within the Malus sylvestris chromosome 4, drMalSylv7.2, whole genome shotgun sequence genome, the region atcaaatctattcgattggataatgctggagaattcacatctaaaacttttgatgactattgcatgtcggttagggttgaagttgaacatcctgtaccccatgttcacacccagaacggcctggcagaggctttcattaagcgtttacaaatgattgctcgatcgttggtcatacgtaccaagctcccgatcgctgcttggggccatgcaatattgcacgcagcaaagttggtccgcctgaggcctgttgcgacacaaccatttagtgcccttcagttggtcaccggatgcgaacccgacatatcacatctgcgcgtttttggttgtgcggtctatgtgccgatctcgccgcccttacgtacaaaaatggggcctcagcgaaggatgggaatctatgtcggatatgattctccttcgattattcgttacttagaacctttgacaggcgatctgtttaccgctcgtttcgtggattgtcacttctatgagacagtcttcccgtcgttaaggggagataagaacgtcaacgttcctaatgaacgacgcgaattatcgtggacgactcccactttgtctcatttagatccccgcaccgctcagtctgaagctgaagtgcagcgcatattagatctccagagcatagctcagagcatgccagatgctttcaccgatctagcgcgcgtgacaagatcacatattccagctgcgaatacgcctgcaaagatggatgtaccaaatgtacgacggactaccctcctggaagcccgggatgccaattctggtgatccacgtacattagcggctagccaatcatctgcccctacacaaaagcgtggcagaccccttggttcaaaggattcacacccccggaagaggaaaaccacggcacaaggtcctgaagagcctaccgtgaatccgactatcgcttactcattttacccaactcatgaggaaattctagattatggaagcgtccttgaagagacgaatcctcatcccgagaatcgtgagatttcggtctattatgctagcttagatgatgtgtggcgtagaaatgagatgattgtcgacgatgcattagcatttgcagtagctactgagatcatgttgagcgatgacattgaaccgcgttccgttgatgaatgtcgacgtagagctgattggtcaaactggaaacaagcaatccaagtcgaacttgattcacttgcgaaacgtaaggtgtttggacctgtagttcctactcctccacatgtgaagcccgttggctacaagtgggttttcgttcggaagcgtaatgagaagaacgaaattgtgcgttacaaagctcgtcttgtagcacaaggtttctcacaacgccccgggattgactatgacgaaacttactcacccgttatggatgtgattacttttcgataccttatcagtttggtagtttccgaaaaactggatatgcagctgatggacgtagtaaccgcgtatctctatggggatcttgatacggaaatttatatgaaagttcccgaaggacttacattgactggttcaaatatttccaaaccccggaacacgctctcaattcggctgaggcgttcactatacggtttgaaacaatccggaagaatgtggtataaccgtttaagtgagtatttgactagtcagggatatgtgaataacgaactatgcccttgtgtgttcattaagaagtcacattccggatttgcgattgttgcagtatatatcgatgacatgaatctcatcggaactcctgaagagctcgcgagaactgcttcgcacctgaagtcggaatttgagatgaaagatctaggtaagactcgatactgtctcggtctcgagatagagcattgttcggatgaaatcctagtacatcaatcgaactacacccagaaggtgttgcgtcgttttaatgaggataaagcgaagtcttcgagtactcctatggtcattcgtacgctagatgcaaagcgagatcccttccgtccgaaggaggatgatgaagagattttggagcctgaagttccttatctaagtgcgataggcgctttattgtacttagctcaatgcactagacccgacatctccttcgctgttaatcttttggcaagatacagcaatgcaccaacacgcagacattggactggcgtgaaagacatcttccgttaccttaagggtactacgaatttgggcttattctatccctacgaatcctcgagtgatgccgcaccctatgctcatcgggttgattctcgccttgttggttatgccgacgttggatacttatctgatccgcacaaggcgcgttctcaaacgggttatgtctttaccgttggaggcaccgcaatatcttggaggtcaactaaacagaccttagttgccacttcgtctaaccatgctgaaattctcgccttacatgaagcaactcgggaatgcttttggttgagagcagtagtgggccatattcgaagctcctgtgatcttcattccgccgttaatgccccgacgacgatttttgaagacaacgcagcttgcatcgaacagctcaagaagggttacatcaaaggagacaacaccaagcatattgcgccaaagttcttctttacacatcaacaacaagagcatcagaagattgaagtcacgcaaatccgatcacaagacaatctggccgacctcttcaccaaatcactaccgaaggcgacgtttcagaagcttgttcatggaattggtatgcgtaaactttctgagttgtaactttgctatttctctgtggaattatgtcaaactcagggggagtatcttctggatacttgcttgatcttaatgtactctttttccctacgattaggagcatttttcccactgggtttttgctagctaactaggttttaacgaggcacccaccttgggctggtcatatccctgatgacgtcctgtagacgtttcttttgactttgcatttctcacgcatttttccttagactatggattttgtccctacttgggtttttgtcatagccttagggtttttagtgagacttactacttatgcaagttcctaccttattgagaataagcgttgttccttggaatcagtgccaacgagtcgacttcctcaacttctgcatgatgctgaatctaccttgagtatttacccactcaagggggagtgttgtaaacattcctagtttaagtattattgtgtaaatcctagataagatttgattctagttatcctttcctattacaacttgtattacttggaggagaaggaatatcttctctccctttactactataaataaaggcacaatgtaggagggataacaacacacacattcccctacaattctacaaacacacatctctctcctctctctctctgccgccggccctagtccctctgtcagataaaatagaccacaacaaattctggtattattcactttaccctttattttgtccttatcattaaacctcaaagttttcaagctattttcattagtttttctgtttattaaatattaaggAATCTAAAAAGTGATGGAGCCCATATGAAACAAGGAATTCAATTCCTGAAATTGGAGAAATCGGATTCCCTAGTTTTGTGAGGTATTTGAATTCCTTGAGGGTAAGGGAATCGGGAATGCATTTTTTATTCTAATTATGCCCTCACTTGTTTTTTATTATCCCAACATTGCCCTTCATTTGACACTCATTATgtcatttttaataaataaataaaacctatttctatatttttatatagataattttattatataaatataattaagaatttaatttaattaattagtatgaaaataatttatttatgtaagggcaatttagtcatcaacttagttttcattccgattgaagtaaattagtaaacaacttatatggactcaacatcattcttgccatcttttaataaataaataaaacctatttatacatgcttatatagatgaattttattatataaatttaattaagaatttaatttaattaattagtattcaAACCTTCCACTGCATTAAATGTAAACAAGTGTaggatataaaaaataaaaaaataaaaaataaaaaagacgaTAATTTAAGtacaaaattattttcttttttttttcttttttgtgccaGTCGAATTAAGGAgactagaaaaaaaattagattatcCACATACTCTTCATTATCTTATGTTTTTAGTAAAATTGTCTTGCctacattataaaatattatgtcaaaaaCATGAAACGACATAAAGTCCATTGAGagtttccttagcatttctctataACTTAAGGGGAGagagtagggatgggcaaatacccattggtaaTGGGTAACCGCGATTACCTggccatttaaatttcacggttacggttatgggtaaccgtttagataaataaacggttatgtgtataaccgtttacccgcgaaatttaaatgggcggttatgggtattaaccgcggttataaacgggtaaccatttacctatttattttatatatgtaaaattaacacaaaccatgttccctatatgacaaaacttagatcaatgctattgactatagtgcatgacttctatagctaatataatatagttttccttaaccactttaaatttcatggtccattatatatattatgttaatattttacattcCGAGTCAAATAATCCAAGAATAATGTCTTTTAACAGTTTTCGTAATCCAAGAATACTtaacaaattttatattaccttcattgctaacagttaaaaatatcgtctgtaaactattatttcaattattggaatggtatacggacttaaaaaattaaatacggaaatgtatgatgaatgtacctataatggtgtttaattgttaaaaaaactaaattatgacaaatttttattttttaattttcaagttaaaaAAACACGTAAACGGAtgaaaaatgagtaaatggtaaaaaagaaaagataaacggatttaaaaatgataaatgagtAAACGGGTACTAAATGATTACGATTAAATGGGTACACAGTTATGAGTAtagttaaccgtttataaacggttatgggtatgggtataaccgtttagacaattacccaacgggtaaacgattatgcgtttataaaaataaaaggttatggataaataactGCAGTTCCTCGCCCGctataaccgttgcccatccctaggaGAGAGGGGAAAAAAAGACATCATTGTCTAATTATTTCATGAATTATTGACAGAATAAACGAATACCAATAGTACAGAAGAAAGCCCCTTGAACATAATAAGTTTATTTCAAAACTTTTGTATAAGAAGATGAATATGTGGATACCAAAATATGTTAATTTCTCCACTTTTGCCCTTCAAATCTCTCCTCGACTGGCCAAATCTCTTCTGGATCATCGAAGCGAAGTGATATTATTCCCCTTCAAAAACAactgaataaataaaaaggtttcAGAAGGGCTCTCCGAAAGGAGTCGCAACAATCTGTTGACTACAAATCCTACTTAGCCGTATCCTTTCAAAGATGATCGACGATTGCCTGCGTAAAGTCAGAAGTTGATGAAGAGCCACCAAGGTCAGCGGTTCGGAACTTCCCCTCTGCAATTGTGCTGAGGATTGCATTTTGGATCCGATCTGCTTTATCATGGAGCTCCAAATGGCGTAGCATTGTAACAGCACTTAAAAGCAGGGCGGTCGGATTTGCCAAATTCTACAAAATTTCAACCAAAGAATGAATTAGGCGGAAACTTATTGGTAAAACATATTTCTACGGGAGAGCTTCCTAAGTAatgaacaaattaaaaaacGAAACAAGTCACAATAAAATGTAATCAATGATTTGAATACTAGAATGGCTTTTATTATCAAGTTACCAACATCGTCAATTCCTCCCATTCAAGAGCCATACCAAGCAGGTTTCTATGTTAATCCTCTTTAGGAGGTCTACACCTACAGTTACGATATACAAAACTACGGGATAGGACAGATGAGATGAGCCTGTCCCTaaagaaaacttaaaaaagAGACTCTGGCCTCACATAAGCACTTTCCTCACCCGCGGAGAATGAAATTATATACATAGCAGATTGAACATCAAAAGGTTCAAGAATGTTCACCTTTCCAGCAATATCAGGTGCTGAACCATGTACAGCTTCAGCAAGGGCAATGCCACCCTCTCCAATATTGCAGCTGCATATGAAAGGCAACCAACGTTAGATgattttttattcttattaCAGTAGGTGATAAAAAATGCATATATACACCATACCTTGGCGTTAAGCCCAAACCACCTATCAACCCAGCACAAAGATCACTTATAATATCACCATAGAGGTTAGGCATCACTAACACATCAAAAAGTGCTGGATTCTTCACAAGCTGcaaaaataaatccttcaattaGCATTGCCTTAGTTTTATCATTAGTTAGTGTGGTGTTGCCTTAGTTgtgttcttttgttcttttaaagaaaaatccAAAACTCCATGTTTAAtatgtctttttcaaaatttctcaaTGTATTGTTAAAAGTCTGCGAGGCATATCATAAATGCTCCCTTAGATCAAAGACTGTAGCATCATTTGACACCAAGTACCAAGTTTTACATGCACACAAATAGTCTTTCCGTAAAAGTTTTATCAAGAAATTTATTCATACCATCATACAGCAATTATCAATGACAACTTCCTCATATTTGATTTCAGGGTACTTCTCTGCAACCTCACGACAACACTGAAACAAAGACCAAACCAGTTTTGATATGAGCATACTTAGAAAAACAATCGAGAAGAATAAAATTTTTGCATGAACAATTGGCAGACCTTAAGAAAAAGACCATCAGTTTTCTGCATAATGTTTGCTTTGTGAATTGCAGAGACTCTCTCTCTTCCATGGGCCTTAGCATAATGAAAAGCATACTCAGCCACCCTCAAGCTTGCCTGACGGGTGATGATCTTGAGGCTCTCAACAACACCTCTCACCACCTACCACCAAAACAAAGAACTAAATCAAACTTTTGTACATAGAATATTTGAGTATATTCATCCGCTTGTTCTTTAAACACTTACTTGATGCTCAAGTCCACTATACTCTCCCTCTGTATTTTCACGAATAGTGATAAGATCGACATTGTCATATCGAGTTTTGTAGCCAGGAAGGCTGTAACAAGGCCTGACATTTGCATACAAATTAAGTTCTTTCCTCAGAGTAAGGTTCAAGGAACGATGACCTTTCCCAATTGGTGTGGCCATTGGCCCTTTCAAGCCTACCCCATTTTTCCGCACTGACTCTAAACTTTCCCATGTTAGGAAACTCTGCGTTCTCGGATCTATTTCAGTCCCAACATAATGTTCTTCCCATTCAATTGGCACGTCAGCTTCTCTGAACACCTGCACCAGTGCAAATTGCAAACTGCATCAACACTTCAAACCATAACAAActaaaatacaaacaaattccATCGCACACCGATGGTTATTCACCTAGGACATAGTACTAATAACACACTGCTATCGACTTTTCGCATTTAAATTATCGATCTTTGATGTAATCACATCTTTACGATGAGTAGCTAGCTCTCGAATTCGCATATACAAAAATGGATAACCACATCAACAAACAAAGACAATTCGGTTGAAAATCTTCACAACAGATCATATCATCCAACTATAAACGGTTTCGAATAAACGACAAATACATACATACTCGATcagcaaaaaataataatattgtcTTCATCGCAGTCTAATATTCCATGAAAGATACAAACTTCACTAgatttcaaaaccctaaatttaaaGTGGATTTGACTTTTGAGAGCCAGTGTGTGTATCTGTgtaacacacacatatacatacaatCTTGACGGAAAAGAAACGGAGCGTAAACGAAAAATTGATAAGAAGGAAGCGATGGAGATCGGAGATTAACCTGTTTGACGGACTCGGCAATCTCGGGGCCGATACCGTCGCCGGGGAAGAGGGTGGCTCGGATCGGAGTGGAAGCGGAGGAGAAAACCCTAGCTGACTGAGATGACGGGGACGATGACGACAGCAAGCTATGGGCAGGGTTGACGGCGCCGGAGAGGAAGTGGCTGGAGGCGCGCCTCAATAGGTGGGAAGCCATTTGCAGCTGATTGTGTGTAATTTGGCGATCGGAAAAGAATAAGTCCCGACTTTTGGTCTTCTTCTCACAACCAAATggacttggatcctctcctgagcccaaggagaggtttgtcatctccaaccgatggctggtcAGAGAGTTCGTTTTAGCCTTCTGACCTTTTAAGATTtttcaagatattaatattttaatgaacagtatagGGCCATATTTGTCtccgtctccaatcgagggccagagggctcgttttaaccctgtcacaaaaaatcgtttccaaccgagggccaaacataatttattatttaaatttaaaaactacaacaacttaaatgtaaaaacaacaacttatatttaaaaactactaattaaatttaaaaactacaaattaaatttaaaaacaacattaacttaaatttaaaaattacaacgacttcaatttaatatccataatcaacatcatcttcatcatccgccattgtaggagtatagtcagagGTAAACAATTGCCGCCGAGacataatttccttttttttcctatcaaaataggccttactccttggagtgtaattcgaagtgttcatttccatattcttatcatccatctcttcttgtatttgtttggcccgttcttcatgtctacacttcctttcttctgcctcaagggcattttgctccgccagtaatcgcaatgaggccgccacttcatgttgagcggcgtaatcagcatttgccttgcccttttccctcaaccttcgggccttgtttcgtcccatagccctaggtaaAGAACTTTCGGACGGAgtcggattttctacccttgttcgttgaatggtaggagattcatcttcattcatatctaCAGATGGGGATGCAGCTCCCAAAGGATTCactctatgttgaggtggatcttcaaataacacccaccctttacaaatttcacaacaaccgtgaaactgaaagggttttgagctgcccatatacaattcctccgcttggtgtacctagaaaatataattacaaaaattttaggaaattaattcatgaaattaaatgtaatataatgacatataattacaaaaattaaatgtaatataattaaacatttaaaataaactgtgaaaacactaacttcgtcatagtaattggcgccgctttcatgtctacttgcggctgctaatagtgcttgatgccatttattcaaacttggatgaagatgtttcttcgatcttgaagaacaactttcgtggtttcgggtattcggtggaatggtgccttcgtagaactctaaatattttttggacacataggtccaaacaccttcactggtttgagaaatccccctcacactatcttctgagacccatctataagccttgcaaagagcttcatcttcttttcgggtccaagccctacctttcattgcagatgaggccatttttttgaaaaaaaaatgaaggaaatattgaaggaaattattgaaaaaatattgaaggaaattattgaaaaattgaaacaaatattatagatgaaggaaatattggaaaatatattgaaggaaatattgagaaatatattgaaggaaatattgaaaaatattgaagtaggaaatattgcaaatgaagtgaagaattgaaagaacttcaccatatttatagaagaaaagaaatgtttaaattaaaaaaaaaaaatccaacagctagctgttatattaaaaaaatttcaaactattagtgtcggttataaccgacactaatagtaaataaaaaaaaattatttgcctATGCATACCTATTactgtcagttataaccgacattattaaaaaatccttctttaatgctgtcggttataaccgacagcaataggaaaactataaaaaaaaaaaaatagccagccctttggccctttggccatttgaaattccgtggggccctcccagattcccgagccatctgacctagccctcggttggagacggttttacgactattttcggccctctggccctctgaaccattcggttggagatggcctaaggacTTCGCTACAAACAGGGtcttttaaattataataattataatcgttggattttcatctaacaatccaagttctttggtcaggaggatcctctccttgggctcaggagaggatccaagtccGAACCAAATGAACAAACAGAGTGGAGGAATATTTGGTtgtttaataataatttttttttgggaattattattagcactctaaaaatctcattctatactACTCACAAGTTGTAtgtttctttctaattatagaaagtttggagtgccaaatgtgatttttggagtgctaataacaattccattttttttatgggaactttaacgaaaagttaccggtactgttcactttaacgaaaaatctcattctacactcctcacaagatgtatttttctttctaattatagaaagtttggagtgccaaatgtgatttttggagtgctaataacaattccatttttttatgagaactttaacgaaaagttaccggtactgttcactttaacgaaaaatcacatttttaaactaaaaaatcaattttggtactattcattttaccatttattttatcctcatcgttaaaactcaaaaatttcaaaaaaaattctttagttttcattttttttaatttct harbors:
- the LOC126617792 gene encoding isocitrate dehydrogenase [NAD] catalytic subunit 5, mitochondrial-like, whose protein sequence is MTNLSLGSGEDPSPFGCEKKTKSRDLFFSDRQITHNQLQMASHLLRRASSHFLSGAVNPAHSLLSSSSPSSQSARVFSSASTPIRATLFPGDGIGPEIAESVKQVFREADVPIEWEEHYVGTEIDPRTQSFLTWESLESVRKNGVGLKGPMATPIGKGHRSLNLTLRKELNLYANVRPCYSLPGYKTRYDNVDLITIRENTEGEYSGLEHQVVRGVVESLKIITRQASLRVAEYAFHYAKAHGRERVSAIHKANIMQKTDGLFLKCCREVAEKYPEIKYEEVVIDNCCMMLVKNPALFDVLVMPNLYGDIISDLCAGLIGGLGLTPSCNIGEGGIALAEAVHGSAPDIAGKNLANPTALLLSAVTMLRHLELHDKADRIQNAILSTIAEGKFRTADLGGSSSTSDFTQAIVDHL